The following coding sequences lie in one Deltaproteobacteria bacterium genomic window:
- a CDS encoding TonB-dependent receptor — translation MHSPRASLRVALAFVTALLVVGTTHQALAADPCSEGTACTAVRGRVRRAGDRTPLSSARVLVVPEPSARKPGELPPRLHLREQDEPAWLLAAQTDADGHYALPAVPAGRVRIVVLADGFERHERIELVRPGRAVTTVFLRPLEGNPYRTVVNQSAPATTAAEPVTGRALEREEIATMPGTQGDPLRAVQSLPGVGRSPGGVGFLVLRGASPTQSRVFYGEHPIPRAFHVLGFTSVMQADVIDSLEVQPSTFAVRYGNATGGVVLLQPRRGRRDGVHGHGKVDLISASAHVEGKLGRGTFLVGGQRGYVDAVLRVAEKVDPTAVFALPRYFDYQAQYDLPLRSGADFTARVIGSGDRWQGRYLDEFGNRGQAYTLGDHFHRAELVHRHSFGRWRTLVSPAFRFDVANAGFETFRSYRRTYVTSWRAEIERRIGERVSITLGNDLVVAPFSSRRRISDGSIGGSATIRELRGVETTLGLYGHMTLELGELTLWPGVRVAGYHRRAPEDTGVRQHGAWSVDPRLLARWRIGRRWVLRGGVGRYSQADPLSFSGSTGLLDSTLGLSQNVALPAVLAEALDPGIGLDDLDDIVNVWMAVHANLGVSWTSRFGLGVDANVFTRRLLTSQSLVFARGDPGPTILDTRESKTVTLGGELLVRQRISDKLYAWVGYTVMRSDVLAVSRLRGGRPSDYDQRHNLVVLASYALPRRFRLGARFRLVSGSPYTPVVGAIATEVGYFGLPGGTNAARFPVFHQLDVRLDKTWIRKRTTWSAYVDVQNVYNHENTEALVYARDFRSVVGNLGLPIFPSLGVRFDW, via the coding sequence GTGCACTCGCCGCGCGCGTCGCTGCGCGTCGCGCTGGCGTTCGTGACCGCGCTCCTCGTCGTCGGTACGACGCACCAAGCGCTCGCGGCCGACCCGTGCAGCGAGGGCACCGCGTGTACGGCCGTGCGCGGACGCGTGCGGCGGGCCGGCGACCGCACACCGCTGTCGTCGGCGCGGGTGTTGGTGGTGCCCGAGCCGAGCGCGCGCAAGCCCGGCGAGCTGCCCCCGCGCCTGCACCTGCGCGAGCAGGACGAACCGGCGTGGCTGCTCGCGGCCCAGACCGACGCCGACGGCCACTACGCGCTGCCGGCGGTGCCAGCGGGGCGCGTGCGCATCGTCGTGCTCGCCGACGGCTTCGAGCGCCACGAGCGGATCGAGCTGGTGCGTCCCGGTCGCGCCGTGACGACGGTGTTCCTGCGTCCGCTCGAGGGCAACCCCTACCGCACGGTGGTCAATCAGAGCGCGCCGGCCACGACCGCGGCCGAGCCGGTGACAGGCCGCGCGCTCGAGCGCGAAGAGATCGCGACCATGCCGGGCACGCAGGGCGACCCGCTGCGCGCGGTGCAGAGCCTGCCGGGGGTCGGCCGCTCGCCCGGTGGCGTCGGCTTCCTGGTGCTGCGCGGCGCCTCGCCGACGCAGTCGCGCGTGTTCTACGGTGAGCACCCGATCCCGCGGGCGTTCCACGTGCTCGGCTTCACCAGCGTGATGCAGGCCGACGTCATCGACAGCCTCGAGGTGCAGCCGAGCACGTTCGCGGTCCGCTACGGCAATGCCACCGGCGGGGTGGTGTTGTTGCAGCCGCGACGCGGTCGGCGCGACGGCGTGCACGGCCACGGCAAGGTCGACCTCATCTCCGCCAGCGCCCACGTCGAGGGCAAGCTCGGACGCGGCACGTTTCTCGTCGGCGGTCAGCGTGGCTACGTCGACGCGGTGCTGCGCGTGGCCGAAAAGGTCGACCCCACCGCCGTGTTCGCGCTGCCGCGCTACTTCGACTACCAGGCGCAGTACGACCTGCCGCTGCGCAGCGGCGCCGACTTCACCGCGCGGGTGATCGGCTCTGGGGATCGCTGGCAAGGCCGCTACCTCGACGAGTTCGGCAACCGCGGTCAGGCCTATACCCTGGGTGATCACTTTCATCGCGCCGAGCTGGTCCACCGTCACAGCTTCGGCCGCTGGCGCACGCTGGTGAGCCCCGCGTTCCGGTTCGACGTCGCCAACGCGGGCTTCGAGACCTTCCGCAGCTATCGCCGCACGTACGTCACGTCGTGGCGCGCGGAGATCGAGCGTCGCATCGGCGAGCGCGTGTCGATCACGTTGGGCAACGACCTCGTGGTCGCGCCGTTCAGCTCGCGCCGACGCATCAGCGACGGCAGCATCGGCGGCTCGGCGACGATCCGCGAGCTCCGGGGCGTGGAGACGACGCTCGGCCTGTACGGCCACATGACGCTCGAGCTCGGCGAGCTCACGCTGTGGCCCGGCGTGCGCGTGGCGGGCTATCACCGGCGGGCGCCGGAGGACACCGGCGTGCGACAGCATGGCGCCTGGTCGGTCGACCCGCGCCTGCTCGCGCGCTGGCGGATCGGGCGGCGCTGGGTGTTGCGCGGTGGCGTCGGCCGCTACTCGCAGGCCGATCCGCTGTCGTTCTCCGGCAGCACCGGCCTGCTCGACTCGACCCTGGGCCTCTCGCAGAACGTCGCGTTGCCGGCCGTGCTCGCCGAGGCGCTCGACCCCGGCATCGGCCTCGACGATCTCGACGACATCGTGAACGTGTGGATGGCCGTCCACGCCAACCTCGGCGTCAGCTGGACCAGCCGCTTCGGGCTCGGCGTCGACGCCAACGTCTTCACGCGTCGACTGCTGACCTCGCAGAGCCTGGTCTTCGCCCGCGGCGACCCCGGCCCGACCATCCTCGACACGCGCGAGAGCAAGACCGTCACCTTGGGCGGCGAGTTGCTGGTGCGGCAGCGCATCTCCGACAAGCTCTACGCGTGGGTCGGCTACACGGTCATGCGCTCCGACGTGCTCGCGGTGTCGCGGCTGCGCGGCGGCCGGCCCAGCGACTACGACCAGCGCCACAACCTGGTCGTGCTCGCCAGCTACGCCCTGCCCCGTCGCTTCCGCCTGGGCGCGCGCTTCCGCCTGGTCTCGGGCTCACCGTACACCCCGGTGGTCGGCGCCATCGCGACCGAGGTCGGCTACTTCGGCCTCCCCGGAGGCACCAACGCGGCCCGCTTCCCGGTGTTCCACCAGCTCGACGTGCGACTCGACAAGACCTGGATCCGCAAGCGCACCACCTGGTCGGCCTACGTCGACGTGCAGAACGTCTACAACCACGAGAACACGGAGGCGCTGGTCTACGCGCGAGACTTCCGCAGCGTGGTCGGCAACCTCGGGCTACCGATCTTCCCGAGCCTCGGCGTGCGGTTCGACTGGTGA
- a CDS encoding PQQ-binding-like beta-propeller repeat protein, protein MVANSLRIATLGLALAAGCRERLDTVAAHDDGPSAGTSSDARADASSSSDGGLDPCAGPFASGPATSWLGYGLDLANTRANLLERGITPETVACLTPRWRLDDLAGVTSTPAVTDGRVYFGDWDGDVHAAAVADGTPAWVTPVGAAINDSPFVTAERVFVGDAEGFLHALDRATGEVQWSRELDAHPDAVIYGSPVVVGGRVIVGVASTELATPMPEYDFRGSIVALAADDGAELWRVYTTTDDDQGGAGVSVWSTPAIDEARGLLYIGTGNTYEPPAAPRSDALLALRIGSGALAWSRQFTAGDVYTIFMPEPQGPDADLGAAPNLFRAGDREVVGVGDKAGVYAALDRDDGETVWAVQLGTPSHLGGIMTTAAVAQGRVFVAANMWSDALFDFGNPEHRAVLCALEAETGTVLWQRPLPHPVFGAITFANGVVVHGTIDGTVHAIDAATGVELWTTPVRDDGDGSIGGGFSVVDGTLWVGHGFWFFTEPAQARGGLIAYGLPVTQ, encoded by the coding sequence GTGGTGGCGAACTCGCTGCGGATCGCGACCCTCGGCCTCGCGCTGGCTGCGGGCTGCCGCGAGCGGCTCGACACCGTCGCGGCCCACGACGATGGACCCAGCGCGGGCACCAGCAGCGATGCCCGGGCGGACGCCAGCTCGAGCAGCGACGGCGGGCTCGATCCCTGCGCCGGTCCGTTCGCGAGCGGCCCCGCCACCAGCTGGCTCGGCTACGGACTCGACCTCGCCAACACCCGTGCGAACCTGCTCGAGCGCGGCATCACCCCCGAGACCGTCGCCTGCCTGACGCCGCGGTGGCGCCTCGACGATCTCGCAGGCGTCACCTCGACGCCCGCGGTCACCGACGGGCGGGTCTACTTCGGCGACTGGGACGGTGACGTCCACGCAGCCGCGGTCGCCGACGGCACCCCGGCATGGGTCACCCCGGTCGGCGCCGCCATCAACGACTCGCCGTTCGTGACCGCCGAGCGGGTCTTCGTCGGCGACGCCGAGGGTTTCCTGCACGCCCTCGATCGCGCCACCGGCGAGGTGCAGTGGTCGCGCGAGCTCGACGCCCACCCCGACGCCGTGATCTACGGATCGCCGGTGGTGGTCGGTGGGCGCGTCATCGTCGGCGTCGCATCGACCGAGCTGGCCACGCCCATGCCCGAGTACGACTTCCGCGGCAGCATCGTCGCGCTGGCGGCCGACGACGGCGCCGAGCTGTGGCGGGTGTACACCACGACGGACGACGACCAGGGCGGCGCGGGCGTGTCGGTGTGGTCGACGCCCGCCATCGACGAGGCCCGCGGGCTGCTCTACATCGGCACCGGCAACACCTACGAGCCGCCGGCGGCACCGCGCTCCGATGCCTTGCTGGCGCTGCGCATCGGCAGCGGCGCGCTGGCATGGTCGCGCCAGTTCACCGCCGGCGACGTGTACACGATCTTCATGCCCGAGCCCCAGGGGCCGGACGCGGATCTCGGCGCCGCGCCGAACCTCTTCCGCGCCGGCGATCGCGAGGTCGTGGGCGTGGGTGACAAGGCCGGGGTCTACGCCGCGCTCGATCGCGACGACGGCGAGACGGTGTGGGCGGTGCAGCTCGGCACCCCAAGTCATCTCGGCGGCATCATGACCACCGCCGCGGTCGCGCAGGGCCGCGTGTTCGTGGCCGCCAACATGTGGAGCGATGCGCTGTTCGACTTCGGCAACCCCGAGCACCGCGCGGTGCTGTGCGCACTCGAGGCCGAGACCGGTACGGTGCTGTGGCAACGCCCGCTGCCCCACCCGGTGTTCGGCGCGATCACCTTCGCGAACGGCGTGGTCGTGCACGGCACCATCGACGGCACCGTCCACGCCATCGACGCCGCGACCGGCGTCGAGCTGTGGACGACCCCCGTGCGCGACGATGGCGACGGCAGCATCGGCGGCGGCTTCTCCGTCGTCGACGGCACGCTGTGGGTCGGGCACGGCTTCTGGTTCTTCACCGAGCCGGCACAGGCGCGCGGCGGCCTGATCGCCTACGGCCTCCCCGTCACGCAGTGA
- a CDS encoding CBS domain-containing protein, with amino-acid sequence MTEPTVAHFMTTNPATAESGLRLADAQERMFLNNIRHLVVHEGGRVRGLLSTRDAALALAVGGESKKLTVADAMSREPYTCSPTTPISAVASEMEAHRYGCAIVVEGDELLGVFTTTDAMRALRELATGKPAEPLTKPTHVVEQTAEAHHVKLHRHRPIEEAGLWPNNLRVR; translated from the coding sequence ATGACCGAGCCGACCGTCGCCCACTTCATGACCACGAATCCCGCCACTGCGGAGAGCGGCCTGCGGCTCGCCGATGCCCAGGAGCGGATGTTCCTGAACAACATCCGCCACCTCGTGGTCCACGAGGGCGGCCGCGTGCGCGGCCTGCTGTCGACCCGCGACGCGGCGCTGGCCCTGGCGGTCGGCGGCGAGTCGAAGAAGCTCACCGTCGCCGACGCGATGAGCCGTGAGCCCTACACGTGCAGTCCGACGACGCCGATCAGCGCGGTCGCCTCCGAGATGGAGGCGCACCGCTACGGCTGCGCCATCGTCGTCGAGGGCGACGAGCTGCTCGGCGTCTTCACCACCACCGACGCGATGCGGGCCCTGCGGGAGCTCGCGACCGGAAAGCCCGCGGAGCCCCTGACCAAGCCGACCCACGTGGTCGAGCAGACCGCCGAGGCCCACCACGTGAAGCTGCATCGCCATCGCCCCATCGAGGAGGCGGGGCTGTGGCCGAACAACCTCCGCGTGCGTTGA
- a CDS encoding MMPL family transporter — MALRDELVRPQGVSEKGMRMAATVAAWIERRAGSIVVAFLLVALASGWLTTRLRIDQELRRLLPDDFPSVVGIDRLSDEIGNQSDMYITIRSPSRDANIAFGDAIAARVAEHPDLRHVIFHRDRAFFEHNALLYADITDVLDLRRRVIERIRDEVRKQAYGDLSLLSERERLAEQAGGQEKLELDKQQLEEKYGVGEFKEYDEADEGRMMVVRLRPRLPPTDVKFARALQLDLQQHVDALAPSSFDPEMKVNFDGPYAQVTGRVKTFEREIIGGSAGSLLVLVLSLALYFRSLRSIVLVFVPLVGSVLMSLAFAALAYGFLNLVSAFIFAILLGLGIDFNIVLLARFRDERQRGLSPVAAIATMLATTGPASLFGGASTALGFGVLAMADFQGFAQFGVVANVGVFAAIAAAMIVMPAIIVLMDRVRPWHIKPHRAGKTHMHIAGTEPRWRVAALAVVVIALGWAGWSLSHARDIEFEYDFDKLGPEKAATNEKVLNYRDAVGKSRTVAHAVALGRDDQQAADIYRQMDALRHISVEEAEHFDAARMAEPAPKTKPAVEPTPARTVAPPKPAPPPAAPASDDGDDWDAEEFDDEEEFEDADLADPKFVAMEQAAAKRPRLAPEVVAMLQAYAPERLATMVDRLHDLTSVFVFVPEQQADKLAVIADIRARIDAKRGGLSKRTREEIDEWYHYLEVDRPLTIADLPEWVRAQFTDASGAIGRFVVIWTRGSKTDYRNVRRIYDAFATLETPQGEVALAAEFFVIPEVYQAIVEDGPWVVALSFVVMLCTSIATFRALSAGLASALMVPMAIAWLLGVMYVLGWKLNFFNVIAMPLLVGLGEDAALHVIARYREDGIGSLALVIEETGGAIAMTAWTTICGFGAILSTNHRGLQSLSLVSVVGVLMTFVACVVVLPALIVLKEWWLPRKGAEPSSPVEPHAEAREDR; from the coding sequence GTGGCCCTGCGCGACGAGCTCGTTCGACCCCAGGGCGTGTCCGAGAAGGGCATGCGGATGGCGGCTACGGTCGCCGCGTGGATCGAGCGTCGGGCCGGCTCGATCGTGGTCGCGTTCCTGCTGGTGGCGCTCGCCAGCGGCTGGCTGACCACCCGCCTGCGGATCGACCAGGAGCTGCGGCGCCTGCTGCCCGACGACTTCCCCAGCGTGGTGGGCATCGACCGGCTGTCCGACGAGATCGGCAACCAGTCGGACATGTACATCACGATCCGCAGCCCGTCGCGCGACGCGAACATCGCCTTCGGCGACGCGATCGCGGCGCGGGTCGCCGAGCATCCCGACCTGCGTCACGTCATCTTCCACCGCGACCGCGCGTTCTTCGAGCACAACGCGCTGCTCTACGCCGACATCACCGACGTGCTCGATCTGCGGCGCCGCGTCATCGAGCGCATCCGCGACGAGGTCCGCAAGCAGGCCTATGGCGACCTCAGCCTGCTGAGCGAGCGCGAGCGGCTGGCCGAGCAGGCCGGCGGGCAGGAGAAGCTCGAGCTCGACAAGCAGCAGCTCGAAGAGAAGTACGGCGTCGGTGAGTTCAAGGAGTACGACGAGGCCGACGAGGGCCGCATGATGGTCGTGCGCCTGCGACCGCGGCTGCCCCCGACCGACGTGAAGTTCGCGCGCGCGCTGCAGCTCGACCTGCAGCAACACGTCGACGCGCTCGCGCCGAGCTCGTTCGATCCCGAGATGAAGGTCAACTTCGACGGGCCCTACGCGCAGGTGACGGGCCGCGTGAAGACCTTCGAGCGCGAGATCATCGGCGGCAGCGCCGGCTCGCTGCTGGTGCTGGTGCTGTCGCTGGCGCTGTATTTTCGCAGCCTGCGCTCGATCGTGCTGGTGTTCGTGCCGCTGGTGGGCTCGGTGCTGATGTCGCTGGCCTTCGCCGCGCTCGCCTACGGCTTCCTCAACCTCGTCAGCGCGTTCATCTTCGCGATCCTGCTGGGCCTCGGCATCGACTTCAACATCGTGCTGCTCGCGCGCTTCCGCGACGAGCGGCAGCGGGGGCTGTCGCCGGTCGCCGCGATCGCGACCATGCTCGCGACCACCGGCCCGGCGTCGCTGTTCGGCGGCGCCAGCACGGCGCTCGGCTTCGGCGTGCTGGCGATGGCCGACTTCCAGGGCTTCGCGCAGTTCGGTGTGGTCGCCAACGTGGGCGTGTTCGCGGCCATCGCCGCGGCGATGATCGTGATGCCCGCGATCATCGTGCTGATGGACCGCGTGCGGCCTTGGCACATCAAGCCCCATCGCGCCGGCAAGACCCACATGCACATCGCCGGCACCGAGCCGCGCTGGCGGGTCGCCGCGCTGGCGGTGGTCGTGATTGCGCTGGGCTGGGCCGGCTGGTCGTTGTCGCACGCGCGCGACATCGAGTTCGAGTACGACTTCGACAAGCTCGGGCCCGAGAAGGCCGCGACCAACGAGAAGGTGCTGAACTACCGCGACGCGGTCGGCAAGAGCCGCACCGTCGCCCATGCGGTCGCGCTCGGTCGTGACGACCAGCAGGCCGCCGACATCTACCGGCAGATGGACGCGCTGCGGCACATCAGCGTCGAGGAGGCCGAGCACTTCGATGCGGCGCGCATGGCCGAGCCCGCGCCGAAGACGAAGCCGGCGGTCGAGCCCACGCCCGCCCGCACGGTGGCGCCGCCGAAGCCGGCGCCACCGCCCGCCGCACCCGCGAGCGACGATGGTGACGACTGGGACGCCGAGGAGTTCGACGACGAAGAGGAGTTCGAGGACGCCGACCTCGCCGATCCGAAGTTCGTGGCGATGGAGCAGGCCGCGGCCAAGCGGCCACGGCTCGCGCCCGAGGTGGTCGCGATGCTGCAGGCCTACGCGCCCGAGCGGCTGGCGACCATGGTCGATCGCCTCCACGACCTCACGTCGGTGTTCGTGTTCGTACCCGAGCAGCAGGCCGACAAGCTCGCGGTCATCGCCGACATCCGCGCGCGCATCGACGCCAAGCGCGGCGGCCTCAGCAAGCGCACGCGCGAAGAGATCGACGAGTGGTACCACTACCTCGAGGTCGACCGGCCGCTGACGATCGCCGATCTGCCCGAGTGGGTGAGGGCGCAGTTCACCGATGCCAGCGGCGCGATCGGTCGTTTCGTGGTGATCTGGACCCGCGGCTCGAAGACCGACTACCGCAACGTGCGTCGGATCTACGACGCGTTCGCGACCCTCGAGACGCCCCAGGGCGAGGTCGCGCTGGCGGCCGAGTTCTTCGTCATCCCCGAGGTCTACCAGGCCATCGTCGAGGACGGCCCGTGGGTGGTCGCGCTGTCGTTCGTGGTGATGCTGTGCACCTCGATTGCGACCTTCCGCGCGCTCTCGGCGGGCCTGGCCTCGGCCTTGATGGTGCCGATGGCGATCGCGTGGCTGCTGGGCGTGATGTACGTGCTCGGCTGGAAGCTCAACTTCTTCAACGTGATCGCGATGCCGCTGCTGGTCGGGCTGGGTGAGGACGCCGCGCTGCACGTGATCGCCCGGTATCGCGAGGACGGCATCGGCAGCCTCGCGCTGGTGATCGAGGAGACCGGCGGCGCGATCGCGATGACCGCCTGGACGACGATCTGTGGGTTCGGTGCGATCCTCTCGACCAATCACCGCGGCTTGCAGTCGCTGTCGCTGGTCTCGGTGGTCGGCGTGTTGATGACGTTCGTGGCGTGTGTGGTGGTGCTGCCGGCGTTGATCGTGCTGAAGGAGTGGTGGCTGCCGCGCAAGGGCGCTGAGCCCTCCTCACCAGTCGAACCGCACGCCGAGGCTCGGGAAGATCGGTAG
- a CDS encoding DUF692 family protein: MTAWLALSLMPDDGWRRAALPLFEQGLVDALEWSFDAVWDRVPPPWLPPLLEHYAAADRLWAHGVSFSPGSVDGSTRHDAWLARLAADRTIAGARGISEHLGFMVAGPHDAGAPLPLTDGAAAREVSTANLMRLAQTTGMAVGLENLALALHPDDVWRQGDLIAAVLAAVDGYYVLDLHNLWCQLVNFGLDAADVLANHPLARVTCVHLSGGSWWTPPGATTAVRRDTHDDAVPQPLLELFSRVLPWLPALEVVVLERLGDTLRSERDAAGFEADVLAIRERLAHATPSPPPFAAPRAPLADDLDRARLGDWQHTLIDASAHARDASDLRARMLAALPWAAERIAALDGRGLAIAVALAQRWSPTR, translated from the coding sequence ATGACCGCGTGGCTCGCCCTGTCGCTGATGCCCGACGACGGCTGGCGGCGCGCCGCACTGCCGCTGTTCGAGCAGGGGTTGGTCGACGCGCTCGAGTGGAGCTTCGACGCCGTGTGGGATCGCGTGCCGCCGCCATGGCTGCCGCCGCTGCTCGAGCACTACGCGGCGGCCGACCGCCTGTGGGCCCACGGCGTGAGCTTCTCGCCTGGCAGCGTCGATGGCTCGACGCGGCACGACGCCTGGCTCGCGCGACTCGCCGCCGATCGAACGATCGCCGGCGCGCGCGGGATCTCCGAGCACCTCGGCTTCATGGTCGCGGGCCCGCACGACGCCGGCGCACCGCTGCCGCTGACCGACGGCGCCGCGGCGCGCGAGGTGTCGACCGCCAATCTCATGCGCCTGGCCCAGACCACGGGCATGGCGGTGGGTCTGGAGAACCTCGCGCTCGCGCTGCATCCCGACGACGTGTGGCGGCAGGGCGATCTGATCGCCGCCGTGCTCGCTGCGGTCGACGGCTACTACGTGCTCGACCTGCACAACCTGTGGTGCCAGCTCGTGAACTTCGGGCTCGACGCCGCCGACGTGCTCGCCAACCATCCGCTGGCGCGCGTCACCTGCGTGCACCTCTCCGGCGGTAGCTGGTGGACGCCGCCGGGCGCGACCACGGCGGTGCGGCGCGACACCCACGACGACGCGGTGCCGCAGCCGCTGCTCGAGCTGTTCTCGCGGGTGTTGCCGTGGCTGCCGGCGCTCGAGGTGGTGGTGCTCGAGCGACTCGGTGACACCCTGCGAAGCGAGCGGGACGCGGCCGGCTTCGAGGCGGACGTGCTCGCGATCCGCGAGCGCTTGGCGCACGCGACCCCGTCACCGCCGCCGTTCGCGGCGCCCAGGGCTCCACTTGCCGACGATCTCGATCGCGCGCGGCTCGGTGACTGGCAGCACACCCTGATCGATGCCAGCGCGCACGCTCGCGACGCCAGCGATCTGCGCGCGCGCATGCTCGCTGCGCTGCCGTGGGCAGCGGAGCGCATCGCGGCGCTCGACGGCCGTGGCCTGGCGATCGCCGTGGCGCTCGCGCAGCGGTGGTCGCCGACGCGGTGA